A region of Channa argus isolate prfri chromosome 8, Channa argus male v1.0, whole genome shotgun sequence DNA encodes the following proteins:
- the tgfbr3 gene encoding transforming growth factor beta receptor type 3: protein MTRRPPIALLLLEICCLASAGTLFRSPCELLPVGMGHPVQAMLKSFTVLSGCVSRGTVSLPQEVHIINLRGHAPQGTDNTPVEVELNLKPIQSLLRHQKPLVFVLNSPQPLIWKIKTENLALGIKRTFYVSEGSEVHFQPGNFSLSSQIEKQALPHGNEHLLNWAQKKFRAVTSFSELRMTQDIYIKVGEDAVLSDTCKIDTKFLSLNYLGGYVETQTSKGCVLSGPDKNQEVHIIELQAPNSSSAFQVDVIVDLRPLEDDALLRRDVVLLLKCVKSVNWVIKAHRMVGKLDVVASDTVSVSSNTERLMQVSKSPKQHLPSGPQALVSWAEEHGYSPVTSYTSTLVANHFNIRIRKPDVVDPLDSILPPELSILRNSSPLPGAGTASRPSGLPFLFPEGPGPFNEDYIGETGDPDEVPSVRHSVQCEDTRMVVSIDKESLQENGLTHANLTLKDPKCKATVNATHHILETPPTGCQTASFPIQGSSVAIYLNSVVISRTETKDGSGRPLDFEHLESGDVLLRRVAEEQTLFMFNCTYRKNLKMPDILPSIVPGPPARPPVNNMTFSMELYNTLPHGPSRQAFYTVAQNQQVFVEVTSTASNPDLGFTITSCLISPNSNPNTPSDYTLIETICPKDDSVIFYPQRGFPHNKKSFSFNFNTRFSMSLLFLHCEMSQCSKKSHSYNELPQCLQPGETCESVSVDNIVKMMMNSKTSTKPLVVVDGSGQTDITVPPTRKTAHTPLEPGVNNSLDTPIVVGIAFAAFVIGALLTGALWFIYSHTGDTAGTQQVQKSQPASENSSAAHSIGSTQSTPCSSSSTA from the exons GGACTTTGTTTCGCAGCCCCTGTGAGTTGCTGCCAGTGGGAATGGGACACCCAGTGCAGGCCATGTTAAAGAGCTTCACTGTCCTGTCAGGCTGTGTAAGCAGGGGCACTGTCAGCCTCCCTCAGGAAGTCCACATCATCAACCTCAGAGGACATGCCCCACAGGGAACAGACAACACCCCGGTCGAA gTTGAGCTCAATCTGAAGCCCATCCAGTCTCTGCTGCGCCACCAGAAGCCACTGGTCTTTGTGCTTAACTCCCCCCAGCCACTGATCTGGAAGATCAAGACAGAGAATCTGGCCCTGGGCATCAAACGTACCTTTTAT GTATCTGAGGGCTCTGAGGTCCACTTTCAGCCGGGAAACTTCTCGCTCTCCTCCCAGATCGAGAAGCAAGCCCTTCCCCATGGCAATGAGCACCTCCTCAACTGGGCCCAGAAGAAGTTCAGGGCAGTCACCTCTTTCTCTGAACTCAGGATGACTCAAGACATCTACATCAAAGTTGGAGAAG ATGCAGTCCTCTCTGACACCTGCAAGATCGATACCAAGTTCCTGTCTCTGAACTACCTGGGAGGCTACGTGGAGACACAGACATCAAAGGGTTGTGTCCTGTCTGGACCCGACAAAAACCAAGAAGTGCACATTATTGAGCTACAAGCCCCTAACTCCAGCAG TGCTTTTCAGGTCGATGTCATAGTGGATCTGCGGCCTCTGGAGGACGATGCCCTGCTGCGTCGAGATGTCGTCTTGCTGCTTAAGTGTGTTAAGTCTGTCAACTGGGTGATTAAAGCCCACAGGATGGTTGGCAAGCTGGATGTGGTG gccTCTGACACTGTAAGTGTAAGTTCAAATACTGAGAGACTAATGCAAGTGTCAAAGTCCCCCAAGCAGCACTTGCCATCAGGGCCCCAAGCCCTGGTCAGCTGGGCAGAGGAGCATGGCTACAGTCCAGTCACATCTTACACCAGCACCCTCGTGGCTAACCACTTCAATATCCGAATCAGAAAGCCAG ATGTGGTGGATCCTCTTGACAGTATATTGCCTCCAGAGCTTTCCATCCTGCGTAACTCCAGTCCTCTTCCAGGAGCTGGAACCGCTTCACGGCCCTCTGGGCTGCCCTTCCTTTTCCCTGAAGGCCCTGGGCCCTTTAATGAAGATTACATTGGGGAGACTGGAGATCCTGACGAGGTTCCGAGTGTTAGGCATAGTGTGCAGTGTGAAGACACAAGGATGGTGGTCAGCATCGACAAAGAGAGCCTACAA GAAAACGGGCTTACTCATGCCAACCTCACACTCAAAGACCCAAAATGCAAAGCAACAGTCAATGCCACCCACCATATACTGGAGACTCCTCCCACTGGCTGTCAGACCGCATCATTTCCCATCCAAGGCAGCTCAGTGGCCATTTACTTAAACTCT GTGGTGATAAGTCGCACTGAGACAAAGGATGGAAGTGGTAGGCCGCTTGATTTTGAGCATCTGGAATCGGGAGATGTGCTGCTCCGGAGGGTTGCAGAGGAGCAGACACTTTTCATG TTCAATTGCACATATAGAAAGAACCTGAAAATGCCAGACATACTTCCCAGTATTGTACCGGGACCACCAGCCAGGCCACCAGTCAACAACATGACGTTCAGTATGGAGTTATACAACACATTACCACATGGCCCTTCACGCCAGGCCTTCTACACTGTTGCACAGAATCAACAAGTCTTTGTGGag GTCACATCGACCGCATCAAATCCAGATCTGGGGTTCACCATCACATCGTGCCTTATTTCTCCTAACTCCAACCCCAACACACCCTCAGATTACACTCTCATTGAGACGATATGCCCGAAAGATGACTCTGTCATATTCTATCCTCAGAGGGGCTTCccacacaacaaaaaaagtttcagCTTCAACTTTAACACCAGGTTTAGCATGTCCCTACTTTTCCTGCACTGTGAGATGTCACAGTGTTCCAAGAAATCTCACAGCTACAATGAACTACCTCAG TGCTTACAACCTGGTGAGACCTGTGAATCTGTCAGTGTGGATAATATTGTTAAGATGATGATGAACAGCAAGACATCTACCAAGCCGCTGGTTGTGGTTGATGGATCTGGTCAAACAGATATAACAG ttcCTCCTACCCGCAAAACAGCCCATACCCCACTGGAGCCTGGTGTTAATA ACTCCTTGGACACTCCAATAGTGGTGGGCATCGCCTTTGCGGCCTTTGTAATTGGGGCTCTGTTGACTGGGGCCCTGTGGTTTATCTACTCACACACAG GTGATACAGCTGGCACACAGCAGGTCCAGAAGTCTCAACCTGCCTCGGAGAACAGCAGCGCGGCCCACAGTATTGGCAGCACACAGAGTACACCctgctccagcagcagcacagcgTAG